GCAGCCGTGGCCGCCGCAGCCGCACTCCAGGCCGTCGGGGACCATGTTCAGGTGGCCGATCTCGCCGGCCACGCCGAACCGGCCGCGGTGCAGCCGGCCGTCGAGGACGATGCCGCCGCCGATGCCGGTGCCGACGGTGATCAGGACCATGTCCTCGTACTCGGCGGCGGCGCCGAACCGGAACTCGGCCCAGGCGGCGCAGTTGGCGTCGTTCTCGACGACGGTCTCCAGGCCGGTGAGTTCCTCGACGCGCTGCTTGAGGGGCTCGTTCTCCCAGGCGATGTTGGGCGCCATCAGGACGGTGGAGCGGTCCCGGTTGACGAAGCCGGGGGCGCCGACGCCGACCGCCGCGACGTCGGGGAACTGGTCCTTCAACTCCCGTACGCCCTGGGCGATGGCGTCGACCGCCCACTGGGGGTCGGCCGGGGTGGGCACCCGGGTCTTGGCCAGAATCTCGCCGGACTCGTCGACCACGCCTGCTGCGATCTTGGTACCGCCGACGTCCACGCCGATGGTCAGAGCCATGTGTCCCTCAGCTATTCACTCGTTCCCGCTCAGCGGAACCGTACCCGCTGAGGGGTACCCACGTATACAGCCTGGCGTACATTATTCGAAGGCAATTCCCGACCCATTGGTCATGGTGCCTTCAGAAGTCATACCAACGGTACCGTTCGGTAATGTATTGTCACCCTAGCGTGACAATGCCATTCGACCGCCTTAACTACTTGTCGGGGGCCTCCGCGGCCCCGTCCAGGTCCACCCGTTCGGTCTCGGCGTGTTGGGGCGCTGACCAGCTCCGTTCGTGCCCGGCCACGGCGGCCCGGTAGGCGGCCAGCAACTCCCCGCCGGCGGCGGCGAGGTGGCCGTACACCTCGGGGTTCGACTCGCGCAGCCGGCCGCCGAACTCCACGGCCTTGCCGCCCAGTGCGGTGGCGAACTTCCGCACCTCCTCCACCAGCGGCGCGAACTCCCCCGCACCGCCGGGCCGTTCCTGTTCCCTGCCCTGCTCCTGGTCCTGCTGTTCCGTGCTCACCGCGCCACTCCTCGTCCCTCGGTACCGGCTAGCCCCGCGGCCACAGCGCGGGATCGGGCGTGAACCGCACCGACAGCACCCCGTCCGCCAGCCCGGCCCCGCTGACGGTGCAACGGCGCAGGGCGGACGGGAGTGCCAGGACCCGCCGGTAACCTCCGACGCCGAGCACCAACTCGTCGCCGCGGCGCAGCAGTTCCAGGTCGCCCCGGTCGGCGCCGGGCAGCGGCAGGTGCCAGAGCAGCCGGTTCTCGGCGGCCAGCCGGTCCTCGACCCGCGGGTCGGCGGGGGCGGGCGGCCGGGGGGCGCCGGCGGCGTAGAGCCGTTCGGCCAGCGCCTCCGGGCCGCCGTCGGGCTGCCGGGCGACCAGCACCGGGACTTCGCCCAACTGCTCGGCGACGGCGGCCAGTTGCTCGTTCTGCCGGGCGGCCGTGGCGGCCAGCCAGGGGTCCGCGGAGCCGAGCGCGGCGGCGGGCAGCGCGCCGTGTGCGACGACGGCGTCCAGCGGCAGGCCGTGCAGGGCCAGCCCGGCCCTGATCCGGGCCAGCGCCCGGGGGGCGGGCCGGGCGGCGTCCAGCACCAGGCGGACGGTGGTGCCGGGGGCGGTGATCGCGGCGGCGGCCTCGGCGAGCGCGGCGGAGGCGGCGGCCCGGGCCTCGAACAGCCGGTCGGTGGGCATCGGGACGCCGGCCAGGTTGGCCAGCAGCGGGCGCAGCGCGCGGGCGGCCTGGCGCTGCTCGGGCAGCAGCCGGGCCAGGTAGCGCTCCAGTTGGGCGGGCAGCGCGAGGGTGGCGATCAGTTCGGCGGGCGGCGGGGCGGCGACCACCAGCACCTCGGCCTTGGCCCGGGGCAGGGCGCGCAGCAGGGCGAGGGCGCGGGTGCCGGGCAGCGGGGCGAGTTCGTCGGGGTCGAGCGGCTGGGCGCCGATCAGGTCGAGCGCGGGGGCGAGCCGGTCGCGGTAGCCGTCGAGGGCGGCCCGGAAGGCGGCCTGCTCGTCGAGCCGGGCGGCGGCCAGGTGCGGTTCCAGCTCGACGGGCTCGGGGCCGAGCCGGACGCCGAGCAGGTCGTCGGCGGCGCGGTGCGGGTCGTCGGCGGCCAGCAGCAGGGTGTCGCTGCCCCGCCGGGCGTGGTGCAGGGCGGTGGCGGCGGCGATCCGGGCGGACTCCGGGCCGCTGACCAGTACGGTGCGGGTGGCCACGAGCCGGATCAGCCCTCGACGCGCTTCTTCAGGCCGGCCAGGGCCCGGTCGATGATGACCTTCTCGGCCTTGCGCTTGATCATGCCGAGCATCGGGATCTTGACGTCCACGGCCAGCTGGTAGGTGACCTCGGTGCCCTTCCCGGCGGCGGCGAGCGCGTACGAGCCGTCCAGGGCGCGCAGCATCTGGCTGCTGACCAGCGTCCAGCCGACCTCGCGGTCGCCGTCCCAGGTGTAGGCCAGGGTGTGCTCGTCGCGGATCGCACCGGCGTCCAGCAGCAGCCGCACCTTGGCGGCGCGGCCGTCGGGGCCGGTCTCCAGGACGTCGATCTCCTTCACCTCGCCGGTCCACTCCGGGTAGGCGGCGAAGTCGGCGATCACCGCCATGACCTCGGCCGGGGTGGCGTCGATGACAATGCTCGACCTGGTGTGCTCCGCCATTGCGGCCTCCGCGATCTCCCTGTGCTGCTGTGCGCCCAGCAGAGGCTATCGCGGGCGGGGCCGCCCGCTTCCCGCGCGGGCACCTACCGGCGGGTCACCTCCGCGCTGCCGTAGGGTTCGGTTCGGTCCACCCGCACTTCCGACCTGCGGTGTGACGATCGGAACACCCGGGCCGACCCCCCTGGCCGAACCTGCCTACCCGGCAGTAACGTCCAGTCGTCCCGCAGCGTCGCAGACGAGGAGCAGTCTTGCTCGACGAGTTCAGCCTTCCGGCCCGCTACCAGGTACCGAGCGACGGCAACCTCGCCGACCTGGTCCACCAGAACGCGGAGCGGCACCCGGGCGTCGCTGTGCTCAGCCGCAAGTCCGCCGGACAGTGGCAGGACCTCACCGCCGCCCAGTTCCTCGCCGAGGTGCACGCCGTCGCCAAGGGCCTGGTCGCCACCGGCGTCGGCCCCGGCGACCGGGTCGCCGTGATGTCCCGCACCCGCTACGAGTGGACGCTGCTCGACTTCGCGATCTGGACCGCCGGCGCGATCACCGTCCCGGTGTACGAGACCTCCTCCGCCGAACAGGTGCAGTGGATCCTCGGCGACTCCGGCGCCCTCGCCGTCGTCACCGAGACCGACCAGCACGCCGCCGTGGTCGACGACGTCCGCGGCGCCCTGCCCGGGCTGGCGCACACCTGGCAGATCGAGCGGGGCGGCATCGCGGCCCTGACCCTGGCCGGCGCCGGCGTGGACGACGCGGTGATCGCCGAACGCCGGGCGCTGGCCGGACCGGACTCGATCGCCACCATCGTCTACACCTCCGGCACCACCGGTCGCCCCAAGGGCTGTCAGCTCACCCACGGCAACTTCCTCGCCGAACTGGGCAACGTCACCGCCCGGATGCCCGAGCTGTTCCGCACCGGCGAGTCCTCCGTCCTGCTGTTCCTGCCGCTGGCCCACGTGCTCGGCCGGATCGCCGAGATCGCCGCCGCCATCGCCCCGGTCAAGCTCGGCCACGTCTCCGACGTCAAGAACGTCACCGAGGAGCTCGGCTCCTTCAAGCCGACGCTGATCCTCGGCGTCCCCCGGGTCTTCGAGAAGGTCTACAACACCGCCCGCGCCAAGGCCCAGTCCGACGGCAAGGGCAGGATCTTCGACCGGGCCGCCGACACCGCCGTCGCCTACAGCCGCGCCCTCGACACCGGCCGCCCCCGCTCGGCCTGCGCGTCCGGCACGCGGTCTTCGACCGGCTGGTCTACAGCAAGCTCCGCAACGCCCTCGGCGGGCGCTGCCGGTACGCCATCTCCGGCGGCGCCCCGCTCGGCGAGCGGCTCGGCCACTTCTACCGCGGCATCGGCTTCGTCGTCCTGGAGGGCTACGGCCTCACCGAGTCCTGCGCCGCGACCGCCTTCAACCCGAACGACAAGCCGAAGATCGGCACCGTCGGCCAGCCGCTGCCCGGCTCCGCGGTCCGGATCGCCGAGGACGGCGAGGTCCTGCTCAAGGGCCCGCAGGTCTTCACCGGCTACTGGAACAACCCCGCCGCCACCGCCGACGCCCTGCGGGACGGCTGGTTCGCCACCGGCGACCTCGGCTCGCTGGACGACGAGGGCTACCTGACCATCACCGGCCGCAAGAAGGAGATCATCGTCACCGCCGGCGGCAAGAACGTCGCCCCCGCGGTGATCGAGGACCGGATTCGCGCCCACGCGATCGTCGGCGAGGTCATGGTGGTCGGCGACCGCAGGCCCTTCATCGCCTGCCTGGTCACCGTGGACGACGAGTTCTTCCCGCGCTGGAAGGCCCTCAACGGCAAGCCCGCCGACGCCACCGTCGAACAGCTCCGCGACGACCCCGACCTGCTCGCCGCCGTCCAGGCCGCGATCGACGACGGCAACCAGGCCGTCTCGCACGCCGAGGCGGTCAAGAAGTTCCGCCTCCTCACCACCACCTTCACCGAGGCCGGCGGCCACCTCACCCCCTCCCTCAAGCTCAAGCGCAACGTCGTCCTCAAGGACTTCGCCGCCGAGATCGAGGCGCTCTACACCAGGTGAGGCGAACCCGGGGGCGCAGTTCCCCGCGCCCCCGGGTTCGCCTCCCGCTCCGCCGGCCTACCGCTCGGGCGACAGCAGCCCCGTGAGCCGCTCCGCGAGCATGTCCCAGCGCCAGGCCGCGTGCACCCACGCGCGCCCGGCCTCGCCCATCTCGCGGCGCAGCCGCTCGTCGCCCAGCAGCCGCACCAGCCGTTCCGCGAGCAGCGCCTCGCCGCCCTGGCCCGGCACCACGTACCCGGTCTCGCCCTCGCGGACCGCGTCCGGCGCCCCGCCCGAGTCCCCGGCGACCACCGGCAGTCCGGTCGCGGAGGCCTCCAGGTAGACGATGCCCAGGCCCTCGACGTCCAGGCCGCCCCGGCGGGTGCGGCAGGGCATGGCGAAGACGTCGCCGGCCCCGTAGTGCGCGGGCAGTTCCTCCCAGGGCACCGCGCCGGTGAAGACCACCGAGGAGCGGACGCCCACCGTGTCGACGAGCTTCTCCAGCTCGGCCCGGTACGGCCCGCCGCCGACGATCAGCAGCACCGCGTCGGGCTGGGCGGCCAGCACCCGCGGGAGGGCCCGGATCAGCGTGTCCTGGCCCTTGCGCGGCACCAGCCGCGACACGCACACCACCACCGGCCGCTCGCTGAGCCCGAGCCCGGCCCGCACCGCGTCCCCGCCGGAGTCCGGCCGGAAGGTGGACTCGTCGACGCCGGGCGGCAGTTGGACCATCCGGCGGGCGGCGTCCGGGCCGACCGCCCGGGCGATCCGGGCGCGGGTGTACTCGCCCAGGTAGGTCAGCACGTCCGTCCCGGCCCCGATCCGGCGCAGCAGCTGCGCGGAGACCGGGAGTTGGGCCCAGGCGGCCTCGTGCCCGTGGGTCATGCCGAGCAGCCGTCCGGCGCCGGCCCGGCGCAGCGCGGGGGCCATCAGGCCGAGCGGGGCGGCGGCGCCGAACCAGACCGAGGTGCAGCCCTCCGCCCGGAGGATCTCGGCGGCGCGGCGGGTCACCCGCGGCGTCGGGACCATCATCCTCGTCCGGTCCCGGACCACCGGGAAGGGCTGCCGGGCGTCGAACTCGGCGACCTCCCGGCCGTCCCGCCAGGTGGAGGCGTACACCACGACCGACCCGGCGGGCTGCCGGACGGCCATGTTGTGCACGAACGCCTGGATTCCGCCGGGCCTGGGCGGGAAGTCGTTGGTGACGATGAGGGTCTTGTGCATGCCGCGGCTCGCTCGGTCGGGGGGTGCTCGGACTACCTGTGAGTGGTCCGTACGATAGGTCACCGTGCCCGTCCACCGGGAACGCGGGCCGCGCCGCCGGCCGCCCCGGCCACCGCACCGCCGACCGCACCGCCGGTCCGGCGGACGGGGGCCGGAACGGGACCGGACCGGAGCCGCCCGCCGCCCGGGCGATCCGGACACGGTTCGGTGACGTCGGGAGCGCCGCCGCAACCGTTCGGGCCGGCCGGCGGTCCTTCCGGTGGGGCCCCGTCCGCCCGGTGTTCCGGCGTGCACGCGACGACCTGAAGGAGCGCAGTGGAGTCAGCCCAGGCCGAGAGGCCCGGTGGCGCGGAGCCGTCGGCGCCGTCATCCCCGGCCGTTGCCGTGCCGAGCCGCCGTCCGCTGTGGGCCCTGGCCGGCGGCTGGGTGGCGACCAGGGTGCTGGTCGTCCTGATGGCTGTCAACGTGCTGAAGATCGGCGACGTGAGCTCCGACATCTCGGTGATCTACCACAGCTGGTACGAGGTGCTGCGCACCGGCACCTTCCCGCTGGACGACGTGACCTGGCAGTACCCGCCGGGCGCGGCGCTGGTGATCCTGCTGCCGGGGCTGCTGCCCTGGTCGTACCTGGTGTCGTTCTTCGTGATCTGCGGGGTGGTGGACGCGGCCGCGATGGCGCTGCTGATGCGGGCGGGCGTCCGCCGGGGCCGCAGCTACCTGGGCGGCTGGTACTGGGTGGTGGGCGTGCCGCTGCTGGGGCCGACGGCGTACTGCCGGTACGACATCATCGTGACGGCGCTGGCGGTGGCCGGCCTGCTGGTGATGCTGCGGCGTCCGGCGCTGAGCGGGGTGCTGCTGGGCCTGGGCGGCCTGTTGAAGGTGTGGCCGCTGCTGGCGCTGATCGGCTCGCCGCGCGGGCGGCGGACCCGGCGGGCGTGGACCTCGGCGGTGGCGTTCGCGGCGGCGCTGGGGTTCCTGCTGACGGCGGGCATGAACGGGGCGTTCGAGTTCCTGAAGTTCCAGTCGGAGCGCGGCATCGAGATCGAGTCGGTGGGCGCGCTGCCGCTGCACTTCGCCCGGCTGGCGGGGTCGTGGCACGGCACCGTGACGATGAACTACGGCTCGACGGAGTTCCTCGGGCCGTGGGTGCCGGTGATCTCCAAGGTGATGGTCGGGCTGTCGGTGCTGGGCTTCGGCTGGCTGCTGGTGTGGCGGCTGCGGGCGGCCCGCTGGACGGCGGCGACCACCTTCGACGCGGCGCTGTGCGCGCTGCTGATCTTCGTCACGACCAGCCGGGTGATCAGCCCGCAGTACCTGATCTGGGTGGTCGGCCTGGTCGCGGTCTGCCTGACGGTGCGCGGCAGCAGCCAGCGCCCGGTGGCGGTGCCGGTGCTGGTGGCGGCGGCGCTGACCACCTTGGAGTTCCCGGTGATGTTCGGCTCGGTGAACCACAGCGAGCTGGACGGCGTGCTGGTGCTGACCGCCCGCAACCTGCTGCTGGTGGCGTGCACGGTGCTGTCGGCGTACCGGCTGTGGCGCTCGACCCGGCGGCGGGAGGCGCTGACCACGGTGGTGCTGCC
This is a stretch of genomic DNA from Kitasatospora fiedleri. It encodes these proteins:
- a CDS encoding ROK family glucokinase is translated as MALTIGVDVGGTKIAAGVVDESGEILAKTRVPTPADPQWAVDAIAQGVRELKDQFPDVAAVGVGAPGFVNRDRSTVLMAPNIAWENEPLKQRVEELTGLETVVENDANCAAWAEFRFGAAAEYEDMVLITVGTGIGGGIVLDGRLHRGRFGVAGEIGHLNMVPDGLECGCGGHGCWEQYGSGRALRRYGRERAAADPIAGKRMLELNDGVAETIRGIHITEAAEEGDALALSCYAELADWLGRGMADLAALFDPGVFVLGGGVSDSGNLLLDPVAASFETYLTGGPARPRANVVLASMGSAAGIAGAADLARI
- a CDS encoding DUF5304 family protein, with protein sequence MSTEQQDQEQGREQERPGGAGEFAPLVEEVRKFATALGGKAVEFGGRLRESNPEVYGHLAAAGGELLAAYRAAVAGHERSWSAPQHAETERVDLDGAAEAPDK
- a CDS encoding ArsA family ATPase, whose amino-acid sequence is MATRTVLVSGPESARIAAATALHHARRGSDTLLLAADDPHRAADDLLGVRLGPEPVELEPHLAAARLDEQAAFRAALDGYRDRLAPALDLIGAQPLDPDELAPLPGTRALALLRALPRAKAEVLVVAAPPPAELIATLALPAQLERYLARLLPEQRQAARALRPLLANLAGVPMPTDRLFEARAAASAALAEAAAAITAPGTTVRLVLDAARPAPRALARIRAGLALHGLPLDAVVAHGALPAAALGSADPWLAATAARQNEQLAAVAEQLGEVPVLVARQPDGGPEALAERLYAAGAPRPPAPADPRVEDRLAAENRLLWHLPLPGADRGDLELLRRGDELVLGVGGYRRVLALPSALRRCTVSGAGLADGVLSVRFTPDPALWPRG
- a CDS encoding SRPBCC family protein; the encoded protein is MAEHTRSSIVIDATPAEVMAVIADFAAYPEWTGEVKEIDVLETGPDGRAAKVRLLLDAGAIRDEHTLAYTWDGDREVGWTLVSSQMLRALDGSYALAAAGKGTEVTYQLAVDVKIPMLGMIKRKAEKVIIDRALAGLKKRVEG
- a CDS encoding glycosyltransferase family 4 protein; protein product: MHKTLIVTNDFPPRPGGIQAFVHNMAVRQPAGSVVVYASTWRDGREVAEFDARQPFPVVRDRTRMMVPTPRVTRRAAEILRAEGCTSVWFGAAAPLGLMAPALRRAGAGRLLGMTHGHEAAWAQLPVSAQLLRRIGAGTDVLTYLGEYTRARIARAVGPDAARRMVQLPPGVDESTFRPDSGGDAVRAGLGLSERPVVVCVSRLVPRKGQDTLIRALPRVLAAQPDAVLLIVGGGPYRAELEKLVDTVGVRSSVVFTGAVPWEELPAHYGAGDVFAMPCRTRRGGLDVEGLGIVYLEASATGLPVVAGDSGGAPDAVREGETGYVVPGQGGEALLAERLVRLLGDERLRREMGEAGRAWVHAAWRWDMLAERLTGLLSPER
- a CDS encoding glycosyltransferase family 87 protein, translating into MPSRRPLWALAGGWVATRVLVVLMAVNVLKIGDVSSDISVIYHSWYEVLRTGTFPLDDVTWQYPPGAALVILLPGLLPWSYLVSFFVICGVVDAAAMALLMRAGVRRGRSYLGGWYWVVGVPLLGPTAYCRYDIIVTALAVAGLLVMLRRPALSGVLLGLGGLLKVWPLLALIGSPRGRRTRRAWTSAVAFAAALGFLLTAGMNGAFEFLKFQSERGIEIESVGALPLHFARLAGSWHGTVTMNYGSTEFLGPWVPVISKVMVGLSVLGFGWLLVWRLRAARWTAATTFDAALCALLIFVTTSRVISPQYLIWVVGLVAVCLTVRGSSQRPVAVPVLVAAALTTLEFPVMFGSVNHSELDGVLVLTARNLLLVACTVLSAYRLWRSTRRREALTTVVLPAGQVGPQYPVRPGIAYEQDLLDDLTPADRP